The following are encoded together in the Pygocentrus nattereri isolate fPygNat1 chromosome 3, fPygNat1.pri, whole genome shotgun sequence genome:
- the zic4 gene encoding zinc finger protein ZIC 4 isoform X1 has protein sequence MSVDALGSPVMDPTFSKRNTALRLVDLAGAHHHHHHHHHTPQSVTGFPGFSSHPHSMAHSHPGEITAEPRLGPSPFGPEHMGHSAALKISPAHHYPHRHHHHHHNHHIAGHGDVVSSQTGAFGPVQAATVPYSMSHTAQALSAGRDLLIRRDLTAPAMPVLSEQAASASTSHHGMFVSTTGSSYPGHYGQHADTLFPGLQHEQPSSGAPGGQALNGQIRLGIPGDMYVRSDHLTPVASSRADPFAASPLHGYGGLSLNMNLGAHHHHHHHQHHHHHSAGAFLRYMRQPIKQELICKWLEPEHSAKKLCSKTYSTMHELVTHVTVEHVGGPEQANHVCFWEECPREGKPFKAKYKLVNHIRVHTGEKPFPCPFPGCGKVFARSENLKIHKRTHTGEKPFKCEFDGCDRRFANSSDRKKHSHVHTSDKPYNCKVRGCDKSYTHPSSLRKHMKVHCKSPPPSSGYESSTPSLVSPSSDLGREPAPSALSEPLSGSQAANLSEWYVCHSSGASGAQSPPSGSSTPDPSDGPPYRNSERGDAF, from the exons ATGAGCGTGGATGCTTTGGGAAGCCCCGTGATGGACCCTACGTTTTCCAAACGGAACACGGCGCTGAGATTAGTTGACTTGGCAGGGgctcaccaccatcaccatcatcaccaccatacCCCTCAGAGCGTGACAGGCTTCCCGGGGTTCAGCAGCCATCCCCACTCAATGGCTCACTCGCACCCTGGGGAGATTACTGCGGAACCCCGCCTGGGGCCGAGTCCATTCGGGCCAGAACACATGGGGCACTCCGCGGCCCTCAAAATCAGCCCAGCCCATCATTATCCCCaccgccaccaccaccaccaccacaatcATCATATTGCAGGCCACGGCGACGTGGTCTCCAGTCAAACGGGAGCCTTTGGCCCGGTGCAGGCGGCGACGGTGCCCTACTCTATGTCTCACACGGCCCAGGCATTATCCGCAGGTAGGGATCTCCTCATCCGACGCGATCTGACCGCTCCAGCCATGCCGGTGCTGAGCGAGCAGGCGGCGTCAGCTTCCACCTCTCATCACGGAATGTTTGTCTCGACAACAGGTAGCAGCTACCCGGGACACTATGGTCAGCACGCCGACACCCTCTTCCCCGGACTCCAGCACGAGCAGCCGTCCAGCGGAGCGCCAGGTGGTCAAGCCCTGAATGGACAAATAAGGTTGGGGATACCTGGAGACATGTACGTGAGGTCTGATCACTTGACTCCAGTGGCGAGCTCCAGGGCGGACCCGTTCGCAGCCTCGCCTCTGCACGGCTACGGCggactcagtctgaacatgaACCTCGGtgcccatcaccaccaccaccaccaccagcaccaccaccaccacagcgCCGGCGCCTTCCTCCGCTACATGCGGCAGCCTATCAAGCAGGAGCTCATCTGCAAGTGGCTGGAGCCGGAGCACTCCGCCAAGAAACTTTGCTCCAAGACCTACAGCACCATGCACGAGCTCGTGACCCATGTGACCGTGGAGCATGTCGGTGGACCGGAGCAGGCGAACCACGTCTGCTTCTGGGAAGAGTGTCCGCGGGAAGGGAAGCCCTTTAAGGCCAAATACAAACTTGTAAACCACATCCGCGTGCACACGGGAGAAAAACCCTTCCCGTGCCCGTTCCCCGGCTGCGGCAAAGTGTTCGCGCGATCGGAAAACCTGAAAATCCACAAACGGACGCACACAG GCGAAAAGCCGTTCAAGTGCGAGTTTGACGGATGCGACAGACGGTTTGCAAACAGCAGTGACCGGAAAAAGCACTCCCACGTGCACACCAGCGATAAGCCGTACAACTGCAAAGTGAGAGGTTGTGACAAGTCGTACACGCACCCCAGCTCTTTGAGGAAACACATGAAGGTCCACTGCAAGTCCCCACCTCCGAGTTCGGGTTACGAGTCATCGACTCCGTCTCTGGTTTCCCCTTCGTCGGACCTGGGCCGGGAGCCAGCACCCTCCGCGCTCTCCGAGCCCCTCTCAGGCTCGCAGGCCGCCAATCTGAGCGAGTGGTACGTGTGCCACAGCTCGGGGGCCAGCGGCGCTCAGAGCCCCCCCAGCGGCTCGTCCACGCCCGACCCTTCAGATGGACCACCGTATAGGAATTCTGAAAGGGGGGACGCGTTCTAG
- the zic4 gene encoding zinc finger protein ZIC 4 isoform X2: protein MSVDALGSPVMDPTFSKRNTALRLVDLAGAHHHHHHHHHTPQSVTGFPGFSSHPHSMAHSHPGEITAEPRLGPSPFGPEHMGHSAALKISPAHHYPHRHHHHHHNHHIAGHGDVVSSQTGAFGPVQAATVPYSMSHTAQALSAGSSYPGHYGQHADTLFPGLQHEQPSSGAPGGQALNGQIRLGIPGDMYVRSDHLTPVASSRADPFAASPLHGYGGLSLNMNLGAHHHHHHHQHHHHHSAGAFLRYMRQPIKQELICKWLEPEHSAKKLCSKTYSTMHELVTHVTVEHVGGPEQANHVCFWEECPREGKPFKAKYKLVNHIRVHTGEKPFPCPFPGCGKVFARSENLKIHKRTHTGEKPFKCEFDGCDRRFANSSDRKKHSHVHTSDKPYNCKVRGCDKSYTHPSSLRKHMKVHCKSPPPSSGYESSTPSLVSPSSDLGREPAPSALSEPLSGSQAANLSEWYVCHSSGASGAQSPPSGSSTPDPSDGPPYRNSERGDAF, encoded by the exons ATGAGCGTGGATGCTTTGGGAAGCCCCGTGATGGACCCTACGTTTTCCAAACGGAACACGGCGCTGAGATTAGTTGACTTGGCAGGGgctcaccaccatcaccatcatcaccaccatacCCCTCAGAGCGTGACAGGCTTCCCGGGGTTCAGCAGCCATCCCCACTCAATGGCTCACTCGCACCCTGGGGAGATTACTGCGGAACCCCGCCTGGGGCCGAGTCCATTCGGGCCAGAACACATGGGGCACTCCGCGGCCCTCAAAATCAGCCCAGCCCATCATTATCCCCaccgccaccaccaccaccaccacaatcATCATATTGCAGGCCACGGCGACGTGGTCTCCAGTCAAACGGGAGCCTTTGGCCCGGTGCAGGCGGCGACGGTGCCCTACTCTATGTCTCACACGGCCCAGGCATTATCCGCAG GTAGCAGCTACCCGGGACACTATGGTCAGCACGCCGACACCCTCTTCCCCGGACTCCAGCACGAGCAGCCGTCCAGCGGAGCGCCAGGTGGTCAAGCCCTGAATGGACAAATAAGGTTGGGGATACCTGGAGACATGTACGTGAGGTCTGATCACTTGACTCCAGTGGCGAGCTCCAGGGCGGACCCGTTCGCAGCCTCGCCTCTGCACGGCTACGGCggactcagtctgaacatgaACCTCGGtgcccatcaccaccaccaccaccaccagcaccaccaccaccacagcgCCGGCGCCTTCCTCCGCTACATGCGGCAGCCTATCAAGCAGGAGCTCATCTGCAAGTGGCTGGAGCCGGAGCACTCCGCCAAGAAACTTTGCTCCAAGACCTACAGCACCATGCACGAGCTCGTGACCCATGTGACCGTGGAGCATGTCGGTGGACCGGAGCAGGCGAACCACGTCTGCTTCTGGGAAGAGTGTCCGCGGGAAGGGAAGCCCTTTAAGGCCAAATACAAACTTGTAAACCACATCCGCGTGCACACGGGAGAAAAACCCTTCCCGTGCCCGTTCCCCGGCTGCGGCAAAGTGTTCGCGCGATCGGAAAACCTGAAAATCCACAAACGGACGCACACAG GCGAAAAGCCGTTCAAGTGCGAGTTTGACGGATGCGACAGACGGTTTGCAAACAGCAGTGACCGGAAAAAGCACTCCCACGTGCACACCAGCGATAAGCCGTACAACTGCAAAGTGAGAGGTTGTGACAAGTCGTACACGCACCCCAGCTCTTTGAGGAAACACATGAAGGTCCACTGCAAGTCCCCACCTCCGAGTTCGGGTTACGAGTCATCGACTCCGTCTCTGGTTTCCCCTTCGTCGGACCTGGGCCGGGAGCCAGCACCCTCCGCGCTCTCCGAGCCCCTCTCAGGCTCGCAGGCCGCCAATCTGAGCGAGTGGTACGTGTGCCACAGCTCGGGGGCCAGCGGCGCTCAGAGCCCCCCCAGCGGCTCGTCCACGCCCGACCCTTCAGATGGACCACCGTATAGGAATTCTGAAAGGGGGGACGCGTTCTAG